In Hallerella porci, the sequence ACAAGTCCCATGATTTCTTCGACGGATTGCGAAAGCTTTACGTTTTCGAGCAAATTATTGACGGTCGCATTTAATTTTTCCGCTTGCGCTTGAATGGCTTTTTCTTCGTCGCCAAACGGAGTCGCGGGCTTCGGAAGAATTCCTCCAAAATTCGTGAGCACTAAACGGTGAACGCGGTTCACGACGTTGCCGAGATCATTTGCCAAGTCGCTGTTAATGCGGCGAATAAATCCTTCGTGAGTAAAGCTTGCATCTTGACCGACGACCATATCGCGGGCGAGGTAATAGCGGAAAGAATCAACGCCGTATTTTTCCATGTAATCCATCGGGTTTACGACATTGCCTGTGGTTTTACTCATTTTATCGTTGCCGACGAGCCACCAACCGTGCGCGAGAATGTGCGTTGGAAGCGGGAAGCCGAGGGCAAAAAGCATCGTAGGCCAATAGACGCTGTGTGTCGTGATAATGTCTTTGCCGACGAGATGATAAGTCGCAGGCCAAATCGTTTCGCCGTTTGCGTAAGTTCTCCGCGGAACGAGTTTTCCGTTTTCAATTTTCATCACCGCGCTCACATAATTGAGAAGCGCATCGAACCAAACATAGGTCACATAATCTTCGTCAAAGGGCAGGGGAATTCCCCAGCTGAGGCGTGCTTTCGGGCGGCTAATGCAAAGATCGTTGAGCGGTTGCTTCAAGAATCCGCGGATTTCATTCCAACGATAATCGGGAACAATCCAATCTTTGTGATTTTCCAAGTAATCGATGAGCTGCTTTTGGTAAGAGCCCATTTTGAAGAAATAATTTTTTTCTTTAATCCAATCGACGGGGCGATGACTAATCGGATCGCAGCCATTTTCGTCGAGTTCATCTTGGGTGAAGAATCGTTCTTCGCCGACAGAATACCAACCTTCGTATTCCTTCGAATAAATTTCACCTTTATCCCAAAGCATCTGCAGGCATTGACGCACAAATTCTTTGTGCTCGGCATCGGTTGTGCGGATGAAAAAATCGTAATCGATGTCCATCTTCTTCCAAAGATTTTTGAAGCGAAGATTGTATTCATCGACGTGTTCTTGCGGGGTGACGCCGCGCTTCGCTGCAGCGCGCTGCACTTTTTGTCCGTGTTCATCGGTTCCGGTTAAGAAGAATGTTTGGTAACCGAGAAGCTTGTGAAAACGGGTAAGAATATCCGCGAGGACGGTGGTATAAGAATGCCCGATATGCGGCGCATCGTTCACATAATAAATCGGAGTAGTAACGTAAAAATTTTTCATAGCCTAAAAGTAGAAAACTTCCGCTTCAAAGAAGCGGAAGTTAAGGAAGAATTAGGAACGAGAAGTTCCTTTCTCATTATAAGAACACGTATTTGCACACGAATAAAACCGCGAGAATATACATGAGCGGTGTCACTTTTTTCGCTTGTTTCGTGCAAAGATTTAAGATAACGTAAGAAATCACGCCAATTGCAATACCTTCGGAAATGCTATACATGAGCGGCATCGCTAAAAAGCAAAGGAATGCGGGAACGGCTTCGGTTTTATCGTGGAAGTCGATATCTTTGACCGCAGACACCATGAAAAATCCGACAAAGATTAAAGCGGGCGCTGTCGCAAATCCAGGAATCGCAGTGAAAATCGGCGCAAAGAAAATGGCGAGTAAAAATAAAATGCCCGTGACGACAGAAGCTAAACCGGTGCGCGCACCGGCGCCGACACCTGCAGAACTTTCGACGTAGGTGGTTGTGGTCGAAGTTCCAAAAATAGCGCCGACTAAAGTCGCAATCGCATCGGCAAGTAAAGCGGGTTTAATGTGGGGGAGCTTTTCGTTTTTGTCGAGCATTTTTGCTTTTGTCGCAACGCCGACCAATGTGCCAATCGTATCAAACATATCGACAAATAAGAAGGCGAGCAACACGACGATAAAATTCGAAATGCTCACGCCCGAAAAATCTGCGTTAAAAACTTGACCAAAAGTTTCGCCGAATTTTGAAAAATCCGTTACGCCAAAAGAAGGATAAAGCGAATAAAATCCTGCTTCGGGAGTGACAGTGTAAAAGCCCAAAGCTTGGCAAATAATTCCCAAAATCCAAGTAATTAAAATGCCCAAAAGAATGGCTGCGCGAATGCGCTTTGTATAAAGAATCGTCGTTACAAATAATCCGACTAATGCAAGGATTGCACAAATTCCTTCGGTATGAAATGCCGTTGAAAAATGAACATAACTCACCAAAGTGGCGTTATTGTTCACGACTAAATGCGATCCTTGTAAACCGATAAAAGCGATGAATAAACCGATACCTGCGCTCACGCCTTTTTTCAAGGTGCTAGGCACCGCATTAAAAATCGCTTCGCGCACATTCGTCAAAGAGAGAATGATAAAGATGATTCCTTCGACGGCAACGGCAGCAAGGGCGATTTTCCAATCGTATCCCATCGTTAAGCAAACGGTGTAAGCGAAGTAAGCGTTTAAGCCCATGCCAGGTGCTAAGGCAAACGGATAATTTGCCAT encodes:
- a CDS encoding NCS2 family permease is translated as MEKFFKLKENGTNAKTEVIAGVTTFMTMAYILAVNPSILSAAGIDPTAALIATCLASFVGTLLMAFMANYPFALAPGMGLNAYFAYTVCLTMGYDWKIALAAVAVEGIIFIILSLTNVREAIFNAVPSTLKKGVSAGIGLFIAFIGLQGSHLVVNNNATLVSYVHFSTAFHTEGICAILALVGLFVTTILYTKRIRAAILLGILITWILGIICQALGFYTVTPEAGFYSLYPSFGVTDFSKFGETFGQVFNADFSGVSISNFIVVLLAFLFVDMFDTIGTLVGVATKAKMLDKNEKLPHIKPALLADAIATLVGAIFGTSTTTTYVESSAGVGAGARTGLASVVTGILFLLAIFFAPIFTAIPGFATAPALIFVGFFMVSAVKDIDFHDKTEAVPAFLCFLAMPLMYSISEGIAIGVISYVILNLCTKQAKKVTPLMYILAVLFVCKYVFL
- the metG gene encoding methionine--tRNA ligase, producing MKNFYVTTPIYYVNDAPHIGHSYTTVLADILTRFHKLLGYQTFFLTGTDEHGQKVQRAAAKRGVTPQEHVDEYNLRFKNLWKKMDIDYDFFIRTTDAEHKEFVRQCLQMLWDKGEIYSKEYEGWYSVGEERFFTQDELDENGCDPISHRPVDWIKEKNYFFKMGSYQKQLIDYLENHKDWIVPDYRWNEIRGFLKQPLNDLCISRPKARLSWGIPLPFDEDYVTYVWFDALLNYVSAVMKIENGKLVPRRTYANGETIWPATYHLVGKDIITTHSVYWPTMLFALGFPLPTHILAHGWWLVGNDKMSKTTGNVVNPMDYMEKYGVDSFRYYLARDMVVGQDASFTHEGFIRRINSDLANDLGNVVNRVHRLVLTNFGGILPKPATPFGDEEKAIQAQAEKLNATVNNLLENVKLSQSVEEIMGLVRSVNRYFEVKAPWKLAKDESKKDELSTVLFVAAEAVRIALSFLSPIIPAKSREGLAMLGTSLEGVQDLNWGKFQGGEKFGEGAALFPRIVEEVKKPEAQPKPKQNKPLNAEDVPAAMDIRVAKILSVENHPDADSLYVLKVDAGEAEPRTICSGLRASYTADELQNRMIVLFANLKPAPLRGIMSNGMLFAGDTDAEHICKLIAPPEGAKPGERATFNGISPSSESRILKVKDFEKISLEARGKIVTWNGHALEVSGKAVTCDVAEGAKVH